A single Phragmites australis chromosome 4, lpPhrAust1.1, whole genome shotgun sequence DNA region contains:
- the LOC133916326 gene encoding xylan O-acetyltransferase 6 produces the protein MQQRRKSVFASAPFAMKQAALGAGVAARKNGAPLSLAAVVFALFVFATFLYNEDIKSITDFQFSAGAIRAKAPDLHLLQEAEAAAHAAVNTLAKRGEEVIVRVLDAHGSGALQPAGGAGNGTGTVEAAAAKTNANANNANAGADKVDEGLEKDRDVTLPTVTGGGADEAKQREDEEAAEKASSAKAAAATAALRTVVSLPETCDLYRGNWVYDEVNAPVYKEGECEFLTEQVTCMRNGRRDDSYQKWRWQPTDCDLPRFDARLLLERLRNKRLMFVGDSLNRNQWESMVCLVQSVIPKGQKTLTKFVNGGSSNVFYAHEYNATVEFYWAPFLVESNSDNPKVHSVPDRIIQWHSIAKHARNWVGVDYLVFNTYIWWLNTLDMKVLKGSFDQGSTEYVEVDRPMAYKEVLKTWAKWVDRNIDPNRTTVFFMGMSPNHITPEAWGNHGGIKCAMETLPITNRSTSLDVGTDWRLYAGAQEVLPTLRRVPTHFVDITALSELRKDAHTSVHTLRQGKLLTPEQQADPKTYADCIHWCLPGLPDTWNQFLYARIASSPWPADADQ, from the exons ATGCAGCAGCGGCGCAAGTCGGTGTTCGCGTCGGCGCCGTTCGCGATGAAGCAGGCGGCGCTGGGTGCCGGCGTGGCCGCGCGCAAGAACGGCGCGCCGCTGTCGCTTGCCGCGGTGGTGTTTGCGCTCTTCGTCTTCGCGACGTTCCTGTACAACGAGGACATCAAGTCCATCACGGACTTCCAGTTCAGCGCCGGCGCAATCCGCGCCAAGGCGCCCGACCTACACCTGCtgcaggaggccgaggccgcCGCGCACGCCGCCGTCAACACCCTCGCCAAGCGCGGGGAGGAGGTCATCGTCCGGGTCCTCGACGCGCACGGCTCCGGGGCACTGCAGCCGGCTGGCGGCGCCGGGAACGGCACTGGCACGGTGGAGGCTGCGGCCGCCAAGACCAATGCCAATGCCAACAATGCCAACGCGGGCGCGGACAAGGTGGACGAGGGGCTGGAGAAGGACCGGGACGTGACGCTACCGACTGTGACGGGAGGCGGCGCGGACGAGGCGAAGCAgcgggaggacgaggaggcggccgaGAAGGCGTCCTCGGCGAAGGccgccgcggcgacggcggcgctgcGGACCGTGGTGAGCTTGCCGGAGACGTGCGACCTGTACCGCGGCAACTGGGTGTACGACGAGGTGAACGCGCCCGTGTACAAGGAAGGGGAGTGCGAGTTCCTGACGGAGCAGGTCACCTGCATGCGCAACGGCCGCCGCGACGACTCGTACCAGAAGTGGCGGTGGCAGCCGACCGACTGCGACCTCCCGCG GTTCGACGCGCGGTTGCTGCTGGAGCGGCTGCGCAACAAGCGGCTGATGTTCGTGGGGGACTCGCTGAACCGGAACCAGTGGGAGTCGATGGTGTGCCTGGTCCAGTCCGTGATCCCCAAGGGCCAGAAGACGCTCACCAAGTTCGTCAACGGCGGCTCCAGCAACGTGTTTTACGCGCACGAGTACAACGCGACGGTAGAGTTCTACTGGGCGCCCTTCCTGGTGGAGTCTAACTCCGACAACCCCAAGGTGCACAGCGTCCCCGACCGCATCATCCAGTGGCACTCCATTGCCAAGCACGCCCGGAACTGGGTCGGCGTCGACTACCTCGTCTTCAACACCTACATCTGGTGGCTCAACACCCTCGACATGAAAGTCCT GAAGGGTTCGTTCGACCAGGGCTCGACGGAGTACGTGGAGGTGGATCGGCCCATGGCGTACAAGGAGGTGCTCAAGACGTGGGCGAAATGGGTCGACAGGAACATTGACCCCAACAGGACGACCGTCTTCTTCATGGGCATGTCGCCCAACCACATCAC GCCGGAGGCGTGGGGCAACCACGGCGGGATCAAGTGTGCGATGGAGACGCTGCCGATCACGAACCGCAGCACGTCGCTGGACGTGGGCACGGACTGGCGCCTCTACGCCGGCGCGCAGGAGGTGCTCCCGACGCTGCGCCGCGTGCCCACCCACTTCGTCGACATCACGGCGCTGTCGGAGCTGCGCAAGGACGCGCACACGTCGGTGCACACGCTCCGGCAGGGGAAGCTCCTCACCCCCGAGCAGCAGGCGGACCCCAAGACGTACGCCGACTGCATCCACTGGTGCCTCCCTGGGCTGCCCGACACGTGGAACCAGTTCCTCTACGCGCGCATCGCCTCCAGCCCCTGGCCCGCCGACGCAGACCAGTAG
- the LOC133916327 gene encoding asparagine synthetase [glutamine-hydrolyzing] 1, whose product MCGILAVLGCADWSQAMRTRIFACSRRLKHRGPDWSGLYQHEGNFLAQQRLAIVSPLSGDQPLFNEDRTVVVVANGEIYNHKKIRKQFAGKHTFSTGSDCEVIIPLYEEYGENFVDMLDGVFAFVLYDTRRRTFMAARDAIGVNPLYIGWGSDGSVWISSEMKALNEDCVRFEIFPPGHLYSSAAGGLRRWYNPHWFLEQVPATPYQPLVLREAFEKAVIKRLMTDVPFGVLLSGGLDSSLVASVTKRHLVETEAAEKFGTELHSFVVGLKGSPDLKAAREVADYLGTIHHEFHFTVQDGIDAIEEVIYHDETYDVTTIRASTPMFLMARKIKSLGVKMVLSGEGSDELLGGYLYFHFAPNKDEFHKETCRKVKALHQYDCLRANKATSAWGLEVRVPFLDKEFINVAMSMDPEWKMYNNELGRMEKWVLRKAFDDERQPYLPKHILYRQKEQFSDGVGYSWIDGLKAFTDQQVTDDMMKNAAQVYPYNTPINKEAYYYRMIFERLFPQDSARETVPWGPSIACSTPAAIEWVAQWKASNDPSGRFISSHNDSNHAGGNHANGKGVAVANGKVNGTEVAVAVAV is encoded by the exons ATGTGTGGGATCCTAGCCGTCCTAGGATGTGCCGACTGGTCGCAGGCCATGAGGACTCGCATCTTCGCCTGCTCCAGAAG GCTGAAGCACAGGGGGCCGGATTGGTCGGGGCTGTACCAGCACGAGGGCAACTTCCTCGCGCAGCAGCGGCTCGCCATCGTCTCCCCGCTGTCCGGCGACCAGCCGCTGTTCAACGAGGACCGCACCGTCGTCGTCGTG GCCAATGGGGAGATCTACAACCACAAGAAAATTCGGAAGCAGTTCGCGGGCAAGCACACCTTCAGCACCGGCAGTGACTGCGAAGTCATCATCCCTCTG TACGAGGAGTACGGGGAGAACTTCGTCGACATGCTGGACGGCGTGTTCGCCTTCGTGCTTTACGACACCCGCAGAAGGACGTTCATGGCGGCACGCGACGCCATCGGCGTCAACCCGCTCTACATCGGCTGGGGCAGCGACG GCTCCGTCTGGATATCGTCCGAGATGAAGGCGCTGAACGAGGACTGCGTGAGGTTCGAGATCTTCCCGCCGGGTCACCTCTACTCGAGCGCCGCCGGCGGGTTACGGCGGTGGTACAACCCGCACTGGTTCCTGGAGCAGGTCCCGGCGACGCCGTACCAGCCGCTCGTCCTCAGAGAGGCCTTTGAGAAG GCGGTCATCAAGAGGCTCATGACTGACGTGCCGTTCGGGGTTCTTCTCTCCGGCGGCCTCGACTCCTCCCTGGTAGCCTCGGTGACCAAGCGCCACCTGGTTGAGACCGAAGCCGCCGAGAAGTTTGGGACCGAGCTCCACTCCTTTGTCGTCGGCCTCAAG GGCTCCCCTGACCTGAAGGCTGCAAGAGAGGTGGCTGACTACCTCGGAACCATCCATCACGAGTTCCATTTCACCGTCCAG GACGGTATCGACGCGATCGAGGAGGTCATCTATCACGACGAGACCTACGACGTTACGACGATTCGGGCCAGCACCCCAATGTTCCTCATGGCGCGCAAGATCAAGTCGCTGGGGGTCAAGATGGTGCTGTCGGGGGAAGGCTCCGACGAGCTCCTCGGCGGCtacctctacttccacttcgcCCCCAACAAGGACGAGTTCCACAAGGAGACCTGCCGCAAG GTGAAAGCGCTGCACCAGTACGACTGCTTGCGTGCCAACAAGGCGACGTCGGCCTGGGGGCTGGAGGTCCGCGTGCCGTTCCTCGACAAGGAGTTCATCAACGTCGCCATGAGCATGGACCCTGAATGGAAAATG TACAACAATGAGCTTGGGCGCATGGAGAAGTGGGTTTTGAGGAAGGCATTCGACGACGAGAGGCAGCCTTATTTGCCAAAG CATATTCTGTACAGGCAGAAAGAGCAATTCAGTGATGGTGTTGGCTACAGCTGGATTGATGGCCTGAAGGCTTTCACAGACCAGCAG GTCACGGATGACATGATGAAGAACGCTGCCCAAGTGTACCCGTACAACACACCAATTAACAAGGAAGCATACTACTACAGGATGATATTTGAGAGGCTTTTCCCTCAG GACTCGGCGAGGGAGACCGTGCCGTGGGGCCCAAGCATCGCGTGCAGCACGCCGGCGGCCATCGAGTGGGTGGCGCAGTGGAAGGCCTCCAACGACCCTTCCGGTCGGTTCATCTCCTCCCACAACGACTCCAACCACGCCGGCGGTAACCACGCCAACGGCAAGGGGGTGGCGGTGGCGAACGGGAAGGTAAACGGTACCGAGGTTGCAGTCGCAGTTGCGGTGTAA